GTAACACATGTGtactgttttacagtaaaaaaaataagaaaaaaatgtagttgtaaaatgctattttttgtcaatttatttatttatttatttatgtatttcgtttattattattattattattattattattattattattattggactaATATAAAACAAGGCCATTTCTTGataggtttcgtgagaatcgccCTATTAATTTAATCTTAAAAGTACTCCTCTGAGAAAATAGATTAAAATATAGCACATCAACACACAACatacttttttagagtaatttTATGCACGTCTTCTATCCACTTATATTTATCCCTGTCTGTTATGCGGAACTGTAACGTCAACGTCAGTGATTTAGTACGACACATTTTTAGTCCGGACTCAGTTTCCTGGCAACTTTCATTCTGGGCGAAAAGCTGCAGGTAAATATTTACCTTCCTAAATCCACAAGCCCTACGCAGACCTCTGACAGATTACAAAATTATCCAGCTTTCCAGTGGTTAGTTAGTTACGGTAATAAACCGGCTGGTTTTCGCCGATATCTGCGGATTCAGAGGCCTGCACCAAAGCTAAAGCTCATCTTAAAGATAGCGTCTGGCGACCCTAGTTGATTTGCttaatatgttgttgtttttttctttcggTTAGAGAAAATGCCgtagtttttatttgtatgaatCATATGGGGCTGTAATTCAGTGTTGTATCTCAGCTAGCTGATGATGTCAGCGTCATATGATTTCAGTTCCTCtgtcatgagagagagagagagagcgacacacCAACACAAGATAAACTATGACTACAGTGTAGTGCTTATTTCACTAAATTAAATTTGTGATTTCACCGCTGACCAACAACTACAGTGACAGTTTGGTAGGACAGCTGTCAAAACAAAATTCAATCATGATGATGCATCAGTGTTTACACATGTGACTTGTGAACTGTAAGATCATTCATGACAAGAGTGTTTTGTCTTTAGTTTCTTCTCGCAACCTTGTAATGAATTAACTGATAAACTTAAATTAAATGGATCAGATTTTCAATGTAGGCTGTAGAATATTGATATAATTGATCAAATGTGTGATTTAATATCACCTTTTCATGATATGACATTTTACGGCTAATTTGCAAAAACTTGTCAGAGCATTGCCCTGTCATTCTATTATATGCTTTGATTTTATTGATGGAATAAAGAAAGGCCATTAGCTTTTAACCACACGCATTTACAATGCACAGTACAAGCTATGATGTTgaatgttaactgacaaatagtTAGATTGATGTACTTGATTGAACAATTACTTGAAATTGATAGATTAATGGACTGTTCCTCTAGAGgaaatttaaaaaatacagaGCACAACCAGAGACTGTGGCTaattcggaattgcatactaccatactactcttactatttctgccatagaccgatatggcagaagtagtacgaatagtatgggtagtatgcaattTCAAACTCAgcatatttagcagagacgggccacttctattaaaatgattgggagaaattggaacggtcaacagatgtagaagtcccgccttacagtttaaagagacaatcaccttttatatatagacatcgcctgtcagtcaactagagaacgtgcatgtgcattagctatacaagcctggaaaaattgcattttctggcgtaatctgagataaagaagcacaatttatgataccagtgttgtcagattttactgctgatgttctttgatcataattttgaccaattgttttggagatttcggtgtttccccattcaagtagttaGGAGCTGCTCTtgcatgccgcttgtttacatagaaaaatagctgcccgagagcaTTCAAAAGATGACCGCCAATAGACTGACTTGCTTAAAAGACTTTGGCGCAACGTAACatgtaaaacacacaaaatacagCTGTAGATACACAGTACATAGTGTTGTCACAATTGTCAGTGCTTAACATAAGATTACAtagatgatgatggtgatgatgattagggatgcaccaatgtattgGCTGCCGAtaattatcggccaattattgaccaatttacaaccatcggcatatcggtaataagcatgaaaaagcttatatgaaaaacagatggtttatttatgattaattagtaacacactgaATTCttctctgtgaattcaaatgtactatccagaaataataatagccacaatatgtagaagggttggcactcctaagaacatagaataaaaatgtattattacatcTCGTTCTTACGTTAATGCAGAAAAAACTGCATAAATGGATGTGACAGTTGttaaagcggcacttacctattgGCTGCATGATAatggaaaccatccaaaatgctttaaatCCAGTAGACTTTGACATCAGAGATATTTGTATGATATCCATTCACACTGCATGATTGATTTAAtaaagattgaaattgcaatatggctttGTTTGATtgctaaaccttaaaaggctgcgttttacaaaagtgcaaaaatgttttagatgtaCAAAATAACCTATTTTTCATCATCAATTATCATCTTATATCATTTAGTAATTTTTTGTATCTTATcttgtatgtatctttcatagtGGCTCtgtttaaaaaatttgtttaaaagtgttcaatggaaattaattattgttagaacagtgaaaaagcttttgtacctctttgttcatttttttaagcattcctaagtaaaactgatctgatgacaaaaaaaGGCAAGTTGCAAAATATCTGTATCGATATcgttctattttttttttgtttgtttttttgttaaaatctgtATTGTATCGGCCAAAAAAACGGTGCATCCCTAATGATGGCAAATTTTTCTGTTGTAGCGGGTGGAGGGATGAGCCACTGTCCTCTGACCGTTCCTGATTTGCAGGAAGCAAGCAATGGGTTGGAAACATCTGACTCTCCTAAGACCTCTGATTGGCCAGGACCTCATGGTTTCACCCCCCAGGTGTTAAAGTTAAGAGATGTGGCTGATTTTTCTGAGCAAGTACCTCACAAGGGGACGCCTGCCCTGTCAGAGACTCTTACACAGACACTTGACCACATTAACTATGTATGCAGAGAAGCACATACACTCCAATCACACACAGTTCACTCAGATGAGTCATTAGTtcaacacaccacacacatacacttgcCAACTGAAGATGGCACACACAAGGACAAACACTCCTCTGACACAGAATCAACCCAAGCTCACTCCAAAAGAGAACTAGAAGAATGGAGaggagaagaggaggaagaagaaaaGAGGGACGATGTAGAGGTGAACAATATTGACAAGAGAGAGTTCAAGCAAAGGAAAGAGACTCTCATTTCTGTACAAGTAAGTGTTACATTGAAAATATACCATATCGGTATGGTAACCCATtccaaaaataattatatacactggtggccaaaagtttggaataatgtacagatttagctgtttcggaaggaaattggtactttaattcaccaaagtggcattcaactgatcacaaagtatagtcaggacattactgatgtaaaaaacagcaccatcactatttgaaaaaagtcatttttgatcaaatctagacagaccccatttccagcagccatcactccaaaaccttatccttgagtaatcatgataaattgctaatttggtactagaaaatcacttgccattatatcaaacacagttgaaagctatttggttcattaaatgaagcttaacattgtctgtgtttgtttttgagttgccacagtatgttatagactggcatgtcttaaggtcaatattaggtaaaaaaaaaaaaaaatatcaaaaaagaaacagttttctctagaaactcatcagtcaatcattgttttgaggaataaaggctatacagtgcttgaaattgccaaaaaactgaagatttcatacaaaggtgtacactaaagtcttcaaagacaaaggacaactggctctaacaaggacagaaagagatgtggaaggtccagatgtacaactaaacaagaggataagtacatcagagtctctagtttgagaaatagatacttcacatgtcctcagctgacagcttcattgaattctacctgctcaacaccagtttcttgTACAAtggtaaagagaagactcaggggtgcaggccttatgggaagaaatgcaaagaaaaagccacttttgaaacagaaaaacaaaaagaaaaggttagagtgggcatagaaacacagacattggacaacggataattggaaaagagtgttatggatcttaaccccattgagcttttgtgggatcagctagactgtaaggtgcgtgagaagtgcccgacaagacagccacatctttggcaagtgctacaggaagcgtggggtgaaatgtcacctgagtatttggacaaactgacagctagaatgccaaggatctgcaaagagtcattgctgcacatggaggattttttgatgagaactctttgaagtagtttaagttttaattttttttcaaattgtaatagtaattcgtcacgttattaatgtcctgactatacatgtgatcagttaaatgccactttgttgaataaaagtaccaatttctttcaataagagcaaaatctgtacattatttaaaacttttggccgccagtgtagttaAAGTTTATGTCTGAGTTGTGACTTCTTAGGTAGAAGTGGTAAAATGGGGTAAAGCTATTGAGAACAACAGGATAAATGCACAGCCACAAACATATGTACATTACATCATCTGTTGTCGTCTTGTATATACTACACAACAGATCGCAGACGAGGTGCACAAATTACAAGATCTTTGGCCAAGAGGCATCCCCAGCCAAcagcaaaaatcacataaattcatGTGCGAAATTAGTGATCACGAGATTTTTCCAGAAATAGACGGTCACGATCAGCTCACTGTACATAAGTTGTCTGTGTACTGATTTTGTGGACAGGCtgtctgtgtatgtgtaaaataaacagcACAATTTCAAGTATAGTGCTcagaccatttatttatttgtagaaaattATTTCTTGTTAGTTTATTTCAATAAAACACAATTATGATGAAGTTTTGCCTTTCCATTCCTGTACAAAGGTGCATGATAAGATGCGACTGGCTGGAGCAGTTCACCATTGTTGCTGCATTGCACATACTACAAGATTATGTGGTGATAATATCAAATATGCTAGAAAATGTTGCAGCATCTGTGACAGCTCAAGACTGGCTCACATCATGTCATTGAACTGCTCATACTTACGAGCATCGTTGACCATAGCCAGCACCGATTTGGCAAAAGTTGTTTAGTGATGGCATGGCTTTAGTTGTTTAAATAGAAAACGgttttattccagggtttttacagaaagcagctttctgaaatgacatgtaaacgagaacacagatttccttacgccgtttaagggattaagaaaaAGTGGTTTAACACAACCAGGTTTCTCCTTGAGAACGCtacttaatgtggccatgtaaacattCTGATGATGATGACCgaataacaaacatcataggatggagcccaacaacaagttaaCACGGTggaaagaattaaacatttctgggagtacagtgggaaaactatacccatttataccaatgtaaaatatcgacggtcCCTCATGTTCGTGTAAATGCGCTCGTGCATTGGATTCtgggagttttatgtaagaggaaaaccccactattgcagtgcaattctgctgcaggtcgcgATGGAAAGTTGAGAAAACAaatacagcaacaactctggaatatctgaaagTAAAGCGAAGCAATGGGAAATAATGTAGTAAATTCTTCcacggatgccatgtttgttatttacacaagcgtcatggAGAGATTACATTTCTGtgaagaaagctgcttactgaccaagccaTATGTATACAGGAGCAGAAGAGTATGCCGCTTATACACTGCATGTAAACCGGAACGCTTTTCacacaataagccgctttcttgcaataagccactttctggttTCCAGAATGTAGTCAGTAATTCCAGCATGACGCATCATTAGTCCAGCTTTGAACTGAAGTTCAGTCTTTGTTATGTTTGCCCCACAGTACGTTTTGGCTGTTTTTGGTCAGAAATATGCAGTTGTTTATCTAaactgtgtacatttttttttttttttttttttttttttttttcaattgatcTACAAACTGATGTATTTGAAGTCTAATTTTTATCACTTCTTCACAGCCGGTTGATGTACTCTCAACAGTACACCCTCCCACTCACTCTGAAACGTATATATGGTCCGATCCCTATTTGTCTTCCTCCAATGATGAAGTCCGAACAAATACTTCCATTTCTCCTGATGAGGCCCCTCCTCTTCTTCCAGCCCCTTCCCCTGACAAGGCCACTGCCCCTCTGGTGCCAGACCTTGATGATTCACAGTGCCCAGCTCATGTGATGGCAGAGGTGCGTGTGCGGTCTTTGCCAGAGCGAGAACGTGTCGTGCGTGGCATGCAGGACAGTAAGAGCCTGGATGAGATCAGTGGGACATGTGGAGGTGGAGCACGAGGTGGCGCTACTAGAGGTGTTCAGGCGGAGGGACGCCGAGCCACTATTTCTAGTGCCCTAGAACTGGAGGGAACCGTCAGTCATGATGGAGATCTCACACACTTCATCGCCAAAAATCTTGAACAGAAGATTAAAATGAGCTCGCGGCTGAGTCTGGACACTGACTGTAAGTATATAGGGGTGTTTGGTGGGAATGGAGGCGGACTGGGGTTTATCGGTGTTGGATTTGAGCGTTTGAACAATATTTGAACTGTGCTCTGTTTGTATATGACTACTGCAGCGGACTGCTCGGGGCCGGTTGTACGTGGACGTAGCTCTCTGCGTCGGCCAGCTGATATTCCGCCCATTGACCCATCAGTGCTGGTGGACCTGCAGAAACACACACAGGAAGTGGCCCAAAGTGTAGAACTGATGCTACGAAGCCTCAATGGAACCATACAGAACGTGAGTATTACTCTGCTTCAAGAGACATACACTCTCtgactgtgcactttattaggaacactatggtcctaataaagtgccagatgtggtcttctgctgttgtagtccatccgcctcaaggttcgacgtgttgtgcattctgagattctgttctgctcactgcaattgtacagatgggttatcagagttaccgtagcctttctgtcagcttgaaccagtctggccattctccgttgacctttctaatcaacaaggcatttccgtccgcggaactgccgctcactggatgtttttttgtttttggcacaattctgagtaaactctagagactgttgagcgtgaaaatcccagaagatcagcagttacagaaatactcaaaccagcacgtgtagcaccaacaatcatgccacagtcgaaatcactgagatcacattttttcccctttctgatggttgatgtgaactttaactgaagctcctgacccatgtcTTTatgatttatgcattgcactgttaccacacgattggctgattagataatcacatgaataagtaggtgtacaggtgttcctaataaagtgctctgtgagtgtatgtttatggctcctattaaaatgaatatgtcTTTATACACACCCATGAGATGCACATATTGGTATGAATATAAATtacaatctctctttctctctagatGACTGCATTAAGTGTTGGTTATATCCAGACCTACAGAGACTCAGTGGACAGTTTGGGAGAGTCAGTGGACATGAGTATAAAGGTGAGAAAGGCTTTTGGTTTTGTGGCCTGGGGAAAGTTATCATATTTCCTTCATGTTATATTATATGTTGTTTTGTGGATGTGTGTGCTTGCAGGGAATGTACACACTCATGGCACGGTGTGAGGAGTTAGATCGCACCATGCAACCTATACATACTCTTGCTGCTCAGATCAGAGATATCAAACGAACCCTCGATGTCCTGGAAGCCATCTGCAAGTAACTATGGCAACAAACCACACCCTTAACAAGTCAAAACTCCAACTCCCTTTGGAGATAAGCTGTGGCTGCGCCCTCTGCAGTCATTCTGCTAAATACCTTGCAATGGAAT
This is a stretch of genomic DNA from Myxocyprinus asiaticus isolate MX2 ecotype Aquarium Trade chromosome 24, UBuf_Myxa_2, whole genome shotgun sequence. It encodes these proteins:
- the LOC127415110 gene encoding uncharacterized protein LOC127415110; translation: MSHCPLTVPDLQEASNGLETSDSPKTSDWPGPHGFTPQVLKLRDVADFSEQVPHKGTPALSETLTQTLDHINYVCREAHTLQSHTVHSDESLVQHTTHIHLPTEDGTHKDKHSSDTESTQAHSKRELEEWRGEEEEEEKRDDVEVNNIDKREFKQRKETLISVQPVDVLSTVHPPTHSETYIWSDPYLSSSNDEVRTNTSISPDEAPPLLPAPSPDKATAPLVPDLDDSQCPAHVMAEVRVRSLPERERVVRGMQDSKSLDEISGTCGGGARGGATRGVQAEGRRATISSALELEGTVSHDGDLTHFIAKNLEQKIKMSSRLSLDTDSDCSGPVVRGRSSLRRPADIPPIDPSVLVDLQKHTQEVAQSVELMLRSLNGTIQNMTALSVGYIQTYRDSVDSLGESVDMSIKGMYTLMARCEELDRTMQPIHTLAAQIRDIKRTLDVLEAICK